The sequence TCAATAGCCAACGAGCGAGTCTTTCTTCAATATTATGCTGTCGATTGCACGCAGCATTTTGGGAAGCTTGAGTGAAAAGTGCTTGGGTGTAAAGTAACAAGAGTTTTTGCAACTCTCCACCTCTATCAAACTCACTTTTTAAAATGTTGCCATTTAGCTTCAGCGCAGAACCTTCAATTTGAACAATAGCACGGCTTGTAGTAGAATAACCGCCTAGGAAAACCGGCAGCCCTACCATACCCTCTTTACCTATTAAGCTTATTTCGGTTGTAGAACCATCTTCCATTATTGATACTAAAGAAATCATAGCTAAACTAGGGAAGTATGCTTCCGTCATAGCTTCTCCTGGCTCGCATAATACTTCTCCAGCGATTAAATCAATGGGTTCTAAATGAGGAACAAGTCGTTGATAATCTTCTGAGGGTAAAGCTGCTAGCAGCTGATTGACTATTGCACCATCAATATCGTCTGACATATCAAAGAACACAATCTTCTTAATTGAGTCGTATTGGGGAAAATACCTCACCACACCAGAAAAATAAATAATATCTGCTGATGCTTACAGGCATTTTGCCTTTGGAATTGTTTACAGCATCAGTTCTCTTAACAATATCAAGTTGAAAATAGATTTTTAAAGCCAGACATCTTAAGGATCGGGCAATTCAATGTCCAATTTATTAAAACTTCCCAAGCTTGCTATATCAAATTAAATTGAAAAGCAGCAGCTACTCAAAATCTAAAATCAAAGATGGTATTACGTTTGCTGACACCGCATGTCTGTAAACAAAAGAATACCTCGATCCCAGAAAAAATCAGTACGGTATCGTACATATATTTTCAAAAGTTGAAGAAAATATAAAAATTTAGCAAGCTGCTTTATCCCAGTAAGCGCTTAAATTCATCACGGATTAGTCCATAGCATTCACAAGCTGCCTCTTCGAGCTGTTTCCTTTGCTGAATAGTGATTTGCCCTCTGCTATAGCTAATTAAACCTGCTTTCTGAAGCGCGATCGCTGCCTCTGTAACGCTAGCGCGACGGACTCCAAGCATTTCAGATATAAATTTTTGGGTGAGCGGTAGCTCATCTCTATTTACACAGTCATTAACCGAAAGCAGCCATCGAGCAAGTCTTTCTTCAATCAAGTGATGCGATTTGCAAGCTGCTATTTGTGATATTTGAGTTAATCTAGCTTGAGTATAGAGTAACAGCTTTTGCTGTAATTTTTTTCCTCTTTCAAATTCGCTTCTAAGTACCGAAGCATCCATTTTTAATGCATTACCATGAACCTGAACGATTGCACGATTTGTCGCAGTATTTCCTCCTAAAAATACTGGAAGACCAACCATTCCTTCATTGCCTACCAAACCAATTTCGGTAGTCGAATTATCTTTCATAATCGAAACCAAAGAAATCATTGCTTCTAAAGGAAAGTAAACTTCTTTTATCAACTGTTTCGGTTCATAAATAACCTGCCCTAAGGACAAACTAACAGGTTTTAGATACGGAACTAAGCGCTTATATTCTTCAGAAGGTAAACCCATCAACAGTTGATTAGCCGACAAGGAAGGCGAATCAAACATGAGGTAATCAAATCTCTTTTTGTGAAAATTTTACTTCAATGGAGGAATATTACTCAAACATAATATTTGCTACGATTAGAGGAAAACAAGATTTTTCTTCAAACAGACAATTTATAATATCCCAAATAAATACCCTAGTTAGATTGATAATAAAAAGATGATTTGTCTCTAAAGCATAACAATAGCCATAATGCTAAGCTATCAAATTATCTCCCAATAAATTATTGAAATATATATACATAAAGTTAAGCTTCAAGTAGTGGAAGTATATCTTTAAGTAAGAGTATAGTTTGGTCGCAATCATTCAATAGTTTGTAATATTTTTTTAATGAAATATAATAAATATTATTTATGCTAAATATAAGCAGCGCTTGTGATTGCGTCTTGGTTGTTACAATATGCTTGCAGGTTAGTTTATTCTTCTATTCTCTTAAATCAATCTTGAGATGTAGACAATTCACCACTTTGATATAAATCTTCTATCACCTGAATGGCGCAAATCAAAGCAACTAATCCGGTAATAACCACAGGTTGCAAATTTATCCCGATTATAGCCAGAAATATCAAAATTACGGCAGCCAAAAATCTGTATTTGGCTCTAACTTTGCAACGAAATATTATCCCCGTACTATGGAGAACACTTAAACTGAGCAAACATAGAGCGACTCCACCACAAATTAACCAACGTTGTGGACTTGGTAGAGCTTGATTTGCATCGCTCATTATTATTTGTTCTACAGCAACCCCTGTAGTAGCTAAACCGATAACCAGAGGTAAATGTCCGTAAAGCCAGATTTGAATTAATCGGATTTTCTTGCTAGTGGCATTACTCTGTAAAATCGAACCCGTAACATTTTCAAAGTAAATCCACCACAAACTAAAAGCAATACTAAAGCCAAGTATCGCAGAAATTGCGCTTTGTACATCCCATTTTTGTTCGGAAACTCCATTCACTACGGCAATAATTGCTTCACCTAAAACAATAATAGTAAAAAGTCCAAAACGTTCTGGTAAATGTTCGGGATGAGGAAGCAAAGCAACTTGAAACCGTTTTGCAGTGATTGCTGTAGTCAAATCCACAATTAAAGCTAATGTCCAAACCATAAAACGTATAGGAATTGGAATAAAAGCTGATATTAACCACAAAGCCGCAGCAATAGAAAAACCGGTGCAGTAATATTTAGCTAAACCTTTGGCTTGAGGAATATGCTTGATTACTCGTAAGTATTCTAAAACTAAAATAAACCTGGTTGCTGAGTAAGCAATTGCAAAACCAGCAGAACTTTCACCCAAGCCATGATGGATATTAACAGCAACAGCTGCTAATGACAACATTTGCAAACCAGTTAACAAACGATGTTTTATATCATCGCTATCGAATCGATTTGCATAAAATGTAGTTCCAATCCAAGCCCACCAAATTGGTATAAACAAAAAAACGAAGCCAACAAAGCCTTTTATCGAAACATCTTCATTTAGATAATGAGCAATTTGCGATACAGCAACTACATACACTAAATCATAAAAAAGCTCCAACCAAGTAGCATGACGATGTTCTTCTTCTACTTCTTCACCTATACGTAAACGAGGAGGTTGCAACCAGCCTTTCATATAAATAATTAGTTCTTTGTTTTGAGACATTAACTTTATATCTCAAGCTAGTTTAATTAGCAATAAATTTGATTGCTAATCAAGCAAGTTATCTAGATATAAAGGTAAATTTAGCAAGTTTTTTTACTTTCTATTCTGGTATTTCGTTCTGTATTTTTATTTTTTGGCATTGCTGAATTGAAATATGAATTTATTTTTCTCATATTTACTTGCCCCCTAAATACCCCAAGTTTGGGGGACTTGAAATTATTTTTTCCTCAGAATTGGGTGTTGGAATGCCTATTTTTTTATACCGGTTTCTGCCGTTGATTTATCATTAAAAATGCTACCAAAGCACTTGTAAGTGCCAAAGCTGCGGCAATAAACATTATTAAACGAAAACTATCTACATAGGCAAGTGCTATTGCTTGTTCGATTGCGTTTTTTAACCCATCACTTACATTCTCAGGGACTTTTGCAGCAGCTAAATTAATTCTTTCTTTTGCCAAAGCTTGCTGTATCTGAGGTGATAAGTTCAACTTCGCCAAACGTCGGTCTAAACTGTAATTAAAAGTATTAAAAACAAAAATATTAAATATGGCGATCGCTAATAATCCAGCGGTACGAGAAACTGCATTGTTGACTCCTGAAGCAATACCAACTTTACGCTTTCTCACCGAACCCATAACGGTAGTTGTCAAAGGAGCAACGCTAACTGACATTCCCAACCCTAATATTACGATAGCTGGGAAAAATGTGACCCAGTAGCTGCCACCAATTCCGGGTAATGCAAACAAGATAAAACCGAATGCTGCAATTACCGGCCCTACTATTAATGGTAATTTAGCATCATAGCGATTGACTAAATTACCAGACCATCGTGACAAAA comes from Rivularia sp. PCC 7116 and encodes:
- a CDS encoding Crp/Fnr family transcriptional regulator; the encoded protein is MSDDIDGAIVNQLLAALPSEDYQRLVPHLEPIDLIAGEVLCEPGEAMTEAYFPSLAMISLVSIMEDGSTTEISLIGKEGMVGLPVFLGGYSTTSRAIVQIEGSALKLNGNILKSEFDRGGELQKLLLLYTQALFTQASQNAACNRQHNIEERLARWLLTAQNCVMKDELYLTQEFISQMLGTRRSGVTVAAGTLQQAGMIRYTRGKISILNRQALNDTACECYRVIKDEYTRLLNSKWS
- a CDS encoding low temperature requirement protein A, yielding MKGWLQPPRLRIGEEVEEEHRHATWLELFYDLVYVVAVSQIAHYLNEDVSIKGFVGFVFLFIPIWWAWIGTTFYANRFDSDDIKHRLLTGLQMLSLAAVAVNIHHGLGESSAGFAIAYSATRFILVLEYLRVIKHIPQAKGLAKYYCTGFSIAAALWLISAFIPIPIRFMVWTLALIVDLTTAITAKRFQVALLPHPEHLPERFGLFTIIVLGEAIIAVVNGVSEQKWDVQSAISAILGFSIAFSLWWIYFENVTGSILQSNATSKKIRLIQIWLYGHLPLVIGLATTGVAVEQIIMSDANQALPSPQRWLICGGVALCLLSLSVLHSTGIIFRCKVRAKYRFLAAVILIFLAIIGINLQPVVITGLVALICAIQVIEDLYQSGELSTSQD
- a CDS encoding Crp/Fnr family transcriptional regulator, which produces MFDSPSLSANQLLMGLPSEEYKRLVPYLKPVSLSLGQVIYEPKQLIKEVYFPLEAMISLVSIMKDNSTTEIGLVGNEGMVGLPVFLGGNTATNRAIVQVHGNALKMDASVLRSEFERGKKLQQKLLLYTQARLTQISQIAACKSHHLIEERLARWLLSVNDCVNRDELPLTQKFISEMLGVRRASVTEAAIALQKAGLISYSRGQITIQQRKQLEEAACECYGLIRDEFKRLLG